The genomic window ACAAGTGATTACATCCGGCACCGCCTGACGGTGGCGGGTGGAGATCCGGATCTCTTCGAGGCTGCCGCATGTGTCTCGGTTTATTACTATACGAGGGGAATACCCAGGCTCATTAACGTTCTGTGCGATACCGCCTTGATCTGTGGCTATGCCGATCAAAAATCCAGGATTGATGCCGATCTTATTCATGATGTGGTACGAGACAGGAGCGTAGGCGGGATCCTGCCGGTGTGGGAGGGCGACCAGGAAGAGCGCAGTGTGGTTCTCGATATCCACGCGGCGAAGAGCAAGAATCAGGGCGGCGGTGCTGAATAACCGGTTCCGGCTAGGGATCTCCCTCGATATTGCGCTTGATCGATATATCCTCCGTACCATCCCGTTTCGCAGGACAACAGACTCATCAGGAGTGCATCAATGAAGGTCGTGATCTTGGCTGGAGGACTGGGTACCCGTATCAGCGAGGAGACACAGCTGAAGCCAAAGCCCATGGTGGAGATCGGTGGCAAACCGATCCTGTGGCATATCATGAAGATTTACTCGAGTCATGGCATCCACGATTTCATCATCTGTTGTGGCTATAAGGGGTACGTGATCAAGGAATATTTCGCCAATTACGTACTGCACTCCTCCGATGTCACCTTTGACCTGAAGAATAACCGCATGGAGATGCACCAGAATGGAACGGACCCATGGCGGGTGACCCTCGTGAACACGGGAGACAACTCGGGGACGGGTGGGCGTCTGCGACGGGTGCGGGCCTACATCGGTGATGAGGATTTTTGTTTCACCTACGGTGACGGTGTCAGTAACGTCGATATCACCCGCTTGATCGCCTTTCACAAGAGCCGGGGCAGGCTGGCGACCCTGACGACGGTACAACCCCCCCATCGGTTCGGTGCCCTGGATTTCGATCAGGATTCCGTTATCAAGAGTTTTGAGGAAAAGCCTCATGAAGGCGGATGGATCAATGGTGGATTCTTCGTGCTTTCGCCCAAGGCGATCGACTACATCGAACAGGATGAGGTGATGTGGGAGCGTGAACCCATGCAGCGCCTGACCCGCGAGGGTAATCTATCGGCCTACCGCCATGAGGGCTTCTGGTATTCGATGGATACCCAGCGCGACAAAAACCGTCTGGAAGAGCTGTGGAATACCGGCAAGGCTCCATGGAAGATCTGGTAAATTTGTGATCAATACGGATTTTCTTGTAATCGGCGGAGGGGTCATTGGGGTCAATATCGCCCGCACCATGAAGCGCCGATATCCCGATTCCCGGGTTGTCGTGCTCGAGAAGGAGCCGGGCTGCGGTTTGCACGCCAGCGGACGCAATAGCGGAGTCCTGCACGCCGGGTTCTACTATAGCCCTGACAGCCTGAAGGCGCGCTTTACTCGCATGGGTAACATCGCTATGACTGAGTACTGTCGCGACAGAGGCATCAGGATCAACGCCTGTGGAAAACTGGTCGTGGCGCGGGACGAGGAGGATCTGCCCCAGATGGACGAGCTCCTGAAAAGAGGGCGGGCCAATGGGGTGCCACTGGACGAGCTCTCCGAGTCCGATGCCCGGTCCATTGAACCTCGAGTGAAGACCTGCGGCAGGGCGTTGTATTCCCCCACCACGGCGTCCGTGGACCCAACGGAAGTCATGCGCCGGATGGCCGAGGATGCCGCGCAAGAGGGGGTCGAGATACATACGGGGGTCGGCTATCTGAAGGCGGAAAACGGATCCGTCATGACGTCCGCGGGCCGCTACGGCGCGGGTTATGTCATCAACGCCGCCGGGCTCTACGCGGATAAGGTCGCGAAAGATTTCGGCTTCTCCCAGCACTACAGCATCCTGCCCTTCAAGGGGCTATACCTCTATTCGGATGAACCCAGGGGTTCGATTCGCACCAATATCTACCCTGTCCCGGACCTGAGAAACCCATTTCTGGGCGTCCACTATACGTTGACGGTAAACAACGACGTGAAAATCGGGCCGACCGCCATCCCGGTGCTTTGGCGCGAGCAGTATCAAGGTCTGGAGAATTTCAGTTCGCGGGAATTTTTCGAGATCGTCTACCGTCAATTGGGGCTGTTCGCGCGCTCTAATTTCGATTTCAAGAAGCTCGCCATGGAGGAGATCAGGAAATATTCTCGCTCCCGGATGGTCGAACTCGCTTCTGTCCTTGTAGAAGGCGTCGACTCCGGCCGATACAGGCGGTGGGCCAAGCCCGGCATCCGGGCCCAGCTCCTGGACCACAGGACAAAAAAACTGGAGATGGACTTCGTGATCGAGGGCGATGCGAAGTCACTGCATGTCCTCAACGCCGTGTCGCCGGCGTTTACCTGTTCCATTCCGTTTTCGGAACATGTATGTAACGAGATTGATAGATTATTGCATTGAGCGGGTTGGAAATAACATGAATATCTTGATTACCGGAAATATGGGTTACGTGGGTCCCGTCGTCGTGAAACAGCTCAGATCGAGCTATCCGAAGGCGAGGCTGATTGGACTGGACATGGGCTATTTCGCCCATTGCCTCACGGCGGCGGATACCTTGCCGGAGTGCGACCTCGATGTTCAGTACTTCATGGATGTGCGGGACGTCGGGGTAGAGATGTTGTCCGGGGTCGATGCCATCGTACACCTGGCCGCGATCTCGAATGATCCCATGGGGAATGCCTTTGAGGAGGTTACCCTGGAGATCAATCACCGGGCCACCGTCGCGCTGGCGGAAAAGGCCAGGAAGGCCGGTGTCCGGCGCTTCGTTTTTGCTTCCAGCTGCAGCGTCTACGGGTTCGCCGAGGGCGGAGCGAGGGCCGAGGACGCGGAGTTGAATCCGCTGACCGCTTACGCGAAATCCAAGGTCTACTCTGAGAAAGACCTGCAAGAGCTTGCCAGCGAGTCATTCATCGTAACCAGCCTGCGCTTTGCCACGGCCTGCGGTATGAGCCAGAGGCTGAGACTGGACCTCGTCCTGAATGATTTCGTGGCAAACGCGGTCGCGGCGAAGAAGATCGTGATTCTGAGCGACGGCACCCCCTGGCGTCCGCTGATCACGGTGCAGGATATGGCGCGCGCGATCGACTGGGCCGCGACCCGGCCGGTTGACAATGGCGGCGGTTTCATTGCGCTCAATGTCGGCAGCAATGTCTGGAACTACCAGGTCAGGGCCCTCGCCGAGGCGGTTGCGCGCGAGATTCCCGGGGTTGAAGTGACCATCAACAAGGATGCCGCCCCCGACAAGCGCTCATATCAGGTCAATTTCGACCTGTTTTCCAGGCTGGCGTCCGCTTATCAGCCCCAGGTTGATCTGCGCGGGGCGATTACGGGGCTGAAGGAAGGTCTGACGGCAATGCATTTCAAGGATGCCAATTTCAGGCAGTCGTCCTTCATGCGGCTGAAGGTGCTGCAGGAGCACCTCGATCGCGGCAGATTGACCAGGCAGCTGCGCTGGTCGTGACAACAAAGAGAGCAGGGTAACCTATGTCTAGCGCAAACTTGTCGTGCCGCTTCTGTGGAGCAGGCCTGCGGCGCACATTCGCCGATCTCGGCATGTCGCCGGTGGC from Gammaproteobacteria bacterium includes these protein-coding regions:
- the rfbF gene encoding glucose-1-phosphate cytidylyltransferase, which produces MKVVILAGGLGTRISEETQLKPKPMVEIGGKPILWHIMKIYSSHGIHDFIICCGYKGYVIKEYFANYVLHSSDVTFDLKNNRMEMHQNGTDPWRVTLVNTGDNSGTGGRLRRVRAYIGDEDFCFTYGDGVSNVDITRLIAFHKSRGRLATLTTVQPPHRFGALDFDQDSVIKSFEEKPHEGGWINGGFFVLSPKAIDYIEQDEVMWEREPMQRLTREGNLSAYRHEGFWYSMDTQRDKNRLEELWNTGKAPWKIW
- the lhgO gene encoding L-2-hydroxyglutarate oxidase, with the protein product MRASGIRWIPSATKTVWKSCGIPARLHGRSGKFVINTDFLVIGGGVIGVNIARTMKRRYPDSRVVVLEKEPGCGLHASGRNSGVLHAGFYYSPDSLKARFTRMGNIAMTEYCRDRGIRINACGKLVVARDEEDLPQMDELLKRGRANGVPLDELSESDARSIEPRVKTCGRALYSPTTASVDPTEVMRRMAEDAAQEGVEIHTGVGYLKAENGSVMTSAGRYGAGYVINAAGLYADKVAKDFGFSQHYSILPFKGLYLYSDEPRGSIRTNIYPVPDLRNPFLGVHYTLTVNNDVKIGPTAIPVLWREQYQGLENFSSREFFEIVYRQLGLFARSNFDFKKLAMEEIRKYSRSRMVELASVLVEGVDSGRYRRWAKPGIRAQLLDHRTKKLEMDFVIEGDAKSLHVLNAVSPAFTCSIPFSEHVCNEIDRLLH
- a CDS encoding SDR family oxidoreductase; amino-acid sequence: MNILITGNMGYVGPVVVKQLRSSYPKARLIGLDMGYFAHCLTAADTLPECDLDVQYFMDVRDVGVEMLSGVDAIVHLAAISNDPMGNAFEEVTLEINHRATVALAEKARKAGVRRFVFASSCSVYGFAEGGARAEDAELNPLTAYAKSKVYSEKDLQELASESFIVTSLRFATACGMSQRLRLDLVLNDFVANAVAAKKIVILSDGTPWRPLITVQDMARAIDWAATRPVDNGGGFIALNVGSNVWNYQVRALAEAVAREIPGVEVTINKDAAPDKRSYQVNFDLFSRLASAYQPQVDLRGAITGLKEGLTAMHFKDANFRQSSFMRLKVLQEHLDRGRLTRQLRWS